A single Cottoperca gobio chromosome 5, fCotGob3.1, whole genome shotgun sequence DNA region contains:
- the cast gene encoding calpastatin isoform X14, whose translation MAYAAYWMSLQGGAAASPLEVHHSSRSPASHSTAGSYYGKSQPSQATPKPAAQVSTAKPAQFEKAGSAMATKPGVVTTATGGVTRSGVTAGGSASVGTAGKAKPETNTTVAGATVIDMSSAGATFVDMTSTGARSGPKEMSKVQVEVPPAAAKGAKEVDPFDALASILPSADPITPLLPVYTGPEVTEHDITSERGQKCGERDSTLPPGYRFEDMPPAPADYKPKDVPKPLSTDEALDSLSFGFTPSTASAAPQKQEKSQTSSAAASVSVCAPAPPADKKAKMEKVSDDFSLESLLPAVTATATKAAPPVAVCQAPPADKKAKMMDANPKTDAGVSMSLDALSALVDTLPEDKPKPELPKLRPEDIVSEDKHKKETGVFVGERDDSIAPEYRFNVDELKKLPAPKPEPTIGTGEALDFLSGDFTDSSAAPVVQAPLAKKAPAVPPVAVCPPADKKVKKENIPDDFALQAATATDDFSLDALSALSDTLPADVPKPEVPELRPEDIVSEDKHKKERGVFVGERDDSIAPEYRFNVDELKKLPAPKPEPTIGTGEALDFLSGDFTDSSAAPVVQAPSAQKHEDTLIVCYGPPPAVMASVITPVPLPTQTKVEDLSALDLLSGDFVSSTKTSGLQAPVPPPTKKTPEKTVCPLEQHRPVDVLHGRTPQAKPNQGGSLSLDALSALSDTLPEDKPKPELPKLRPEDIVSEDKHKKKKGVFVGERDDSIAPEYRFNEEQLKKLPAPEPEPTMCTGDALDILSGGFESSSAPVVQAPVITPSAPPAQSSADFSLDALAGEFVSSSAAPTVKSAVCVPTETAAELYPGADNAMDALSDTLKDITPAPQPVPPPAKDIVKEKKVVEERLVKMGERDDSLPPEYRPTKEMGEAPAPPKGKTMDDKTAMDLLSSDFGAAASKPAAPAASSAATTKLEPPVLDSKPLKPMTGAVLDSLSSTLLPDVPEFKPTDKPKGKSKSKSKSKKHQAEEPSPTEQLPAQQSSDVVPRSTKKEGKR comes from the exons caaggaggagctgctgcttcCCCACTTGAGGTCCATCATAGTAGCAGGTCTCCAGCCTCCCATTCCACTGCAGGGTCCTACTATGGCAAG tcGCAGCCTAGCCAGGCCACACCCAAACCGGCAGCTCAGGTCTCCACTGCCAAGCCTGCACAGTTCGAG AAGGCAGGATCCGCCATGGCTACAAAGCCTGGGGTGGTTACCACAGCAACAGGCGGAGTCACACGAAGTGGTGTCACAGCAGGAGGAAGTGCTTCGGTTGGGACAGCAGGAAAAGCCAAACCAGAG ACTAACACTACGGTGGCAGGTGCTACTGTTATTGACATGTCGTCCGCTGGGGCTACCTTTGTTGACATGACATCAACTGGGGCGAGGAGCGGTCCTAAAGAGATGTCAAAG gtgcaggtggaggttcctccagcagcagctaaGGGAGCCAAAGAG GTTGATCCATTCGATGCCCTGGCCAGCATACTGCCATCAGCTGATCCTATCACACCCCTCCTGCCTGTATACACAGGACCGGAGGTCACAGag CATGACATCACCTCTGAGAGGGGTCAGAAGTGTGGAGAAAGAGACAGCACGCTGCCTCCAGGCTACAGATTTGAAGATATG CCTCCAGCTCCTGCAGATTATAAGCCTAAGGACGTTCCT AAACCACTGAGCACAGACGAGGCCCTGGATTCTCTTTCATTTGGATTCACGCCTTCCACTGCTTCAGCTGCACCACAGAAGCAAGAG AAATCTCAAACCTCTTCAGCAGCCgcttctgtgtctgtgtgtgctccTGCACCACCAGCTGATAAAAAAGCCAAGATGGAGAAAGTTTCGGATGATTTCTCTCTGGAAAGTTTGCTTCCCGCTGTTACTGCCACTGCCACG AAAGCAGCTCCTCCTGTGGCCGTCTGTCAAGCTCCTCCTGCCGATAAAAAAGCCAAAATGATGGACGCCAATCCCAAGACTGATGCA ggtgtctctatgtctctggaTGCTCTCAGCGCTCTTGTTGACACGTTGCCAGAAGACAAACCAAAACCTGAACTCCCCAAACTCAGACCTGAGGACATCGTCTCG GAGGACAAACACAAGAAGGAGACGGGTGTGTTTGTGGGAGAGAGGGACGACTCAATTGCTCCAGAATACAGGTTTAATGTGGACGAACTGAAAAAACTGCCTGCTCCTAAACCTGAG CCGACCATTGGTACTGGTGAGGCTCTGGACTTTTTGTCTGGAGACTTCACGGACTCTTCAGCAGCGCCTGTTGTCCAGGCTCCTCTAGCAAAG AAAGCCCCGGCAGTTCCTCCTGTGGCTGTGTGTCCTCCTGCTGATAAAAAAGTCAAGAAGGAGAACATCCCTGATGATTTCGCTCTGCAGGCTGCAACTGCTACG GATGACTTCTCTCTGGACGCTCTCAGCGCTCTCAGTGACACGTTGCCAGCAGACGTGCCAAAACCTGAAGTTCCCGAACTCAGACCTGAGGACATCGTCTCG GAGGACAAACACAAGAAGGAGAGGGGTGTGTTTGTGGGAGAGAGGGACGACTCAATTGCTCCAGAATACAGGTTTAATGTGGACGAACTGAAAAAACTGCCTGCTCCTAAACCTGAG CCGACCATTGGTACTGGTGAGGCTCTGGACTTTTTGTCTGGAGACTTCACAGACTCTTCAGCAGCGCCTGTTGTCCAGGCTCCTTCAGCACAG AAACATGAGGACACTTTAATTGTGTGTTATGGTCCTCCACCTGCTGTCATGGCTTCTGTCATCACCCCCGTGCCTCTTCCTACACAG aCCAAAGTAGAAGATTTGTCAGCTCTGGATCTCCTTTCTGGAGATTTTGTGTCTTCAACTAAAACTTCTGGACTTCAGGCACCTGTCCCTCCTCCCACCAAGAAGACCCCAGAG AAAACGGTTTGTCCTCTGGAACAGCACAGGCCAGTTGATGTCCTCCATGGACGAACACCACAAGCAAAACCCAATCAG GGgggctctctgtctctggatgCTCTCAGTGCTCTCAGTGACACGTTGCCAGAAGACAAACCAAAACCTGAACTCCCCAAACTCAGACCTGAGGACATCGTCTCG gaggacaaacacaagaagaagaagggtgtgtttgtgggagAGAGGGACGACTCAATTGCTCCAGAATACAGGTTCAATGAGGAACAACTCAAAAAACTGCCTGCTCCTGAACCTGAG cccaCCATGTGTACTGGTGATGCTCTGGACATTTTGTCTGGAGGCTTCGAGTCCTCATCAGCTCCTGTTGTCCAGGCTCCTGTCATTACCCCCTCGGCTCCTCCTGCACAG TCCTCTGCAGACTTTTCTCTGGATGCCTTGGCGGGAGaatttgtttcctcctctgccgCTCCAACGGTGAAGTCCGCTGTTTGTGTTCCCACAGAAACTGCCGCAGAG CTGTACCCAGGAGCAGACAATGCTATGGATGCTCTGTCAGACACCTTGAAGGATATCACACCCGCCCCTCAGCCCGTCCCACCTCCTGCCAAAGACATTGTCAAG GAGAAAAAGGTTGTTGAAGAAAGGCTGGTTAAGATGGGGGAGAGAGACGACTCTCTGCCACCAGAGTATCGACCCACTAAG GAAATGGGAGAAGCACCTGCACCACCCAAGGGG AAGACTATGGATGATAAAACAGCCATGGACCTGCTGTCCAGTGACTTCGGTGCCGCTGCTTCCAAGCCCGCTGCACCCGCCGCATCATCTGCTGCCACAACAAAGCTGGAACCTCCTGTGCTGGACTCAAAGCCCCTGAAG CCAATGACTGGTGCTGTCCTGGACTCCCTGTCTAGCACTCTGCTCCCAGATGTCCCAGAGTTCAAACCTACAGACAAACCAAAG GGCAAGAgcaagtcaaagtcaaagtctAAA AAACACCAAGCAGAGGAGCCGTCTCCCACTGAACAGCTGCCCGCTCAGCAAAGCTCCGACGTTGTGCCGAGATCTACAAAGAAGGAAGGGAAGAGATAG